The genomic interval GCTCTGCGCATCGCCCTGGCCGCTCCCACCGGCCGCGCCGCCGAGCGCATGGCCGAAAGCCTGCGCGCCGCCGTGGCGCGCGCGCTCGACAACGGCATCGACCCGGCCCTGGCCGCGGCACTACCTGCCGGCGCCAGCACCCTGCACCGCCTGCTCGGCGTGATCCCCGACCTGCCGCGCTTCCGCCACGACGCCGACAACCCGCTGCCGTTCGACCTGATCGTGGTCGACGAGGCCTCGATGGTCGACCTGCCGCTGATGTGCAAACTGGTCGAAGCCGTCGCCGACGGCACCCAGCTGATCCTGCTCGGCGACGCCGACCAACTGCCTTCGGTCGAAGCCGGCGACGTGCTCGCCGCGATCCTGCAGGCCGCCGGCCCCGGCGAGGCGCTGCAGCCGGACGACGCGCAAGCGCTGCAGCCGTTGCTCGGCCACACCCGCAGCGACACCCACAGCGGCGGACTCGCCGGCCACCGCGTGCACCTGCTGCGCGGCTACCGCCAGGCGCAGGGCTTCGCACTGGCCCCGCTGGCCGACGCCGTGCGCGCCGGCGACGCCGACACCGCGCTCGCCCTGCTGCGCAACGGCGAGCTGGCCGGCGTGCACTTCCACGAAGACAGCGAGGATCCGCTCGCCGCCCGCCGCGATGCCTTGCTCGCGCACTGGCGCGCGCTGGCCGCCACCGAAGATCCCGCGGCCGCCCTGCGCGACGCCGCGCGGCTGCGCCTGCTCACCGCCGTGCGCGCGGGCGCGCAAGGCGCGCGCGGCCTCAACGCGCGCATCGAACAACTGCTGGCCGACAGCGGCAGCGGCGCCCGCCGCCTCGGCGCCGCCGCGCCCTGGTTCCACGGCCGTCTGCTGCTGATCACCGAAAACAGCTATCGCCATGGCCTGTTCAACGGCGATGTCGGCATTTGTTTGAGAGATGCGCAAGGCGCCTTGGTCGCCTGGTTCGAAGGCGAGGGCGATGGCCAGGTCCGCGGCTTCCACCCCGCTGCGCTGCCCGCGCACGAAAGCGCCTTCGCCATGACCGTGCACAAGGCGCAGGGCAGCGAGTTCGACGAGGTCTGGCTGCAACTGCCCACCCGCGACGCGCGCGTGCTCAGCCGCGAACTGGTCTACACCGGCATCACCCGCGCCCGGCAGACCCTGCACCTGGCCGCCAGCGAAGCCGTGCTGCGCGCGGCGCTGGCGCGGCATGCGGCGCGGATCTCGGGGCTGGCGTGGCGGTTGGGTGGGGTGGAACGGGTGTCCGCACCGCCAGCGTCAGCGTTTCAGACGGAAGGCCAGTCGCCCCCTGTCCAAGGCGCGTTGTTCTAGCCCAGTCGCGCGACCACAACGCTGTTTCGATCCGCGGCTGTTCCTTTTTCATGCGGCTTTTCCTTCTCCCGTTGGGGGAAGGTGCCCCGCAGGGGCGGATGAGGGTACGGGCGAAGCCTCGCGCTCCCAAGCACTGCGAATCGCTTTCGCGCCGGACCCTCACCCCAACCCCTCTCCCGAGGGGAGAGGGGCTCGGCTATTCCTTTCTCCCGTCGGGACCATGGCCCCCGTTTCGGGGGAAGGTGCCCGCAGGGGCGGATGAGGTCTGTCGTTCGAATAAGCCGCGGAAAGCATCCTGCATCGCCATGTAGGCAGGCAGGCCGCCGCCTTCCTGCAGCCAGCTCCTAGACCGCCATGACCCCGCCATCGACGAACAGCTCGTGCCCGGCGACGAACCTGGCCGCGTCCGAGGCCAGGAACAGCACCGCCTCGGCAATCTCCTCCGAGCTACCGAGGCGGCCGAACGGGATCATCTGCTTGAAGGCATCCTCGGCGCCTGCGTTCCGCTCCAGATAGGTCTGCATCGCCGGCGTGTGGACCATGCCGGGTGAAATCACGTTCACGCGGATGCCGCGGTCCTTCAGGTCGGTGGTCCAGGTACGCGCCAGGGAGCGGATGGCCGCCTTCGTCGCGCTGTAAATGGACAGCCCGCCGATGCCCGTGCTGCCCGCCACGGAGCCGGCCAGGATCACGGCGCCACCGGTCGTCATCAGCGGCAGCGCCTTCTGCACGGTGAAGACGGTGCCCTTGACGTTGGTCGTCAGCAAGCGCTCCAGGTGCGCCTCGTCGATCTCGCCGAGCGCGGCGGACTCGGACACGCCGGCGTTGGCGAAGACGACATCCAGCCGGCCGTGATCCCGCTGGATGCGTGCGTACAGCCGGTCCATGTCCTGTGGCACGCCGACATCGCCCTGCACGCCCACGGCGCCGCGGCCGATCTCCGCCACGGCCGCGTCCAGCCGCTCCTGCCGCCGTCCGGTGATGTAGACCTGCGCGCCCTCGGCCGCGAACGCCTGCGCCGTCACCAGCCCGATGCCGTCGGTGCCACCGGTGATCGCGACGACCTTGCCCTCGAATCGATTGCTGCTCATCTCGTGCCCTTCTGTATAAGTGGAGGATTGCTCCACTTAGTATATGGAGGTAGCCTCCGTTTCCACAAGCCATGCCGAAAGAGCCCGCGTTGACGACCGATACCCCCTTGCGTGCCGATGCCCAGCGCAACCGCGAGCGCTTGCTCGCCGCGGCCGAGGAGGTGTTCCTGGAGCGCGGCGCCGAGGCGTCGATGGAAGACGTCGCCAAGCGCGCCGGTGTCGGCATCGGGACGCTCTACCGCCGCTTCCCCACGCGCGAGTCGCTGTTCGCCGCGGCCTACAGCGCGCGCTTCCTGTCGCTCGCCGCGGCCAGCCACGCACGCGCCGGCACGCTCGATCCATTGGCCGCGCTGCGCCTGTATCTGGAGGACCTGGTGCTGCACACCAGCGTCTACCGCGGGCTTGCCGCTTCGCTCGGCGCGATGCTGCAGAGCGGTACGCCGGGATGCGATGCCATCGGCAAGGAGGGACGGCGGCTGCTGCGGCTCGGGCAGAAATCCGGCGTCGTCCGCCGCGATGTCAGCTTCGACGATCTCGTCGCCGTGGCCATGGCGACCTCGCTGGTCACCGAGCAGCTGGAAAGGCCGAAGGCGCGCATCGCGCACCTGATCGGGCTGTTCCTCGGTGGGATCGAAGCGCGCGACTAGCTGCTGGGGGCGAGAGTCGCCCTTAGGCTATCCGCTGATAACCAATGCAGCGCAACACCGTGCGCGCGCGATGCCGGCCGAAACGCTCACGTCCCGTCCCGGGTAGCGGAAGACCCACGCCGCGAGCGCGCCGCGAAATAGCGCGTCGGCGAAAGCCCGAGCGTCTTCTTGAACATGGTGATGAACGCGGTGACCGACTCGTAGCCAAGGCTTTCGGAGACCCGCTGCACCGAGGCGCCAGCGGCGAGTTCGCGGATGGCCACGAGCAGATGCAGCCGTTGCCGCCAGCGCCCGAAGGACAGGCCAGTTTCGCTCGCGATCAGGCGCGTCAACGTGCGCTCTCCCAGCGCCAGGCGCTGCGCCCACTGGGCGATGGTGCTGCGGTCCGCCGGGTTCGCGGCCAGCGCATCGGCCAGCGCCCGCACCTTCGGATGCTGGCTGACCGGCAGCGATACGCGTTCGGCCGGCATCTGCACCAGTTCGTCCAGCAGCACGCGCGCCAGCCGATCGGTGTGCCCATCGCGCGGGGCGTCGAGCGGCGTGTCGGCCAGGTGCAGGATCATCTCCCGCACCATCGGCGAAATGGACAGCGTCACGCAGTGGTGCGGCAGGGCCACCAGGCCGGGCTCGACGAACAGGTAGCACAGCCGCGCATTGGCGGTGGCGCGGTTGCTGTGCGGCATGCCGCCGGGAATCCACACCCCGCACTGCGGCGGCACGATCCACAGCGCTCGTTCCACCTGGCAGGTCACGGCCCCGTGCAGGGCCAGGATCAACTGCCCCTTGCGATGCTCGTGCACCGGGATCTCGGCGGCGTGGTCGGCCACCTGCAGCCGGCTGGCGACGGCCGGCCGATCCGTTTCGTCCGGATCCAGATCGAAGCCCGGGAGCGCGACACGCGACATGCTCGGTTGACCGGTTTTAGCGAACTATTGTCATTCTAGCGAAATTCGGCGAGTGGGGCCGCTGCCTACGATGCGCCCCATGCAAACGCCGCACACCGTCTCCCTGCGCTCCTTCCTCTCGCGGCCGCTCGCGTTGCTGCAGGCGCCGGCGCTTCAGGCCGATCGAGAGGCCGCGCTGTTCTCGCTCAAATGCCTGGCCGCCGCGGTCCTGGGGTTGTACCTGTCGTTGCGGATCGGCCTGACCCGTCCGTTCTGGGTGATCGGCACCGTCTACCTGGTGTCGCAGCCGCTGGCCGGGGCGACGCTGAGCCGCGGCCTGTTCCGCCTGCTGGGAACGCTGGGCGGTGCGGTCGCCACGGTCGCGCTGGTGCCGCGCTTCGCCAATGCGCCGCTGCTGTTAAGCGCTGCGCTGGCCG from Xanthomonas sp. DAR 34887 carries:
- a CDS encoding SDR family NAD(P)-dependent oxidoreductase, whose product is MSSNRFEGKVVAITGGTDGIGLVTAQAFAAEGAQVYITGRRQERLDAAVAEIGRGAVGVQGDVGVPQDMDRLYARIQRDHGRLDVVFANAGVSESAALGEIDEAHLERLLTTNVKGTVFTVQKALPLMTTGGAVILAGSVAGSTGIGGLSIYSATKAAIRSLARTWTTDLKDRGIRVNVISPGMVHTPAMQTYLERNAGAEDAFKQMIPFGRLGSSEEIAEAVLFLASDAARFVAGHELFVDGGVMAV
- the recD gene encoding exodeoxyribonuclease V subunit alpha, whose protein sequence is MNQPNLLTALHRSGTLRTLDHAFAQTLSRLDPETPDLVLSAAALASLAVASGHAGLDPARGQVLLDPRDGPPPTLPDPSDWQRALSASRWIAQPAPEEPAAADCPLVLEHGLLYLRRYREYERRLAQGLRRLAAQPLPAFDVAALAPLFAQLFPNAAAFPLPPATEGSPRGREGARRAGEGTSAADQPTDHQARAAALALRRALLLVTGGPGTGKTTTIARLLLLRIAQAQASGAAALRIALAAPTGRAAERMAESLRAAVARALDNGIDPALAAALPAGASTLHRLLGVIPDLPRFRHDADNPLPFDLIVVDEASMVDLPLMCKLVEAVADGTQLILLGDADQLPSVEAGDVLAAILQAAGPGEALQPDDAQALQPLLGHTRSDTHSGGLAGHRVHLLRGYRQAQGFALAPLADAVRAGDADTALALLRNGELAGVHFHEDSEDPLAARRDALLAHWRALAATEDPAAALRDAARLRLLTAVRAGAQGARGLNARIEQLLADSGSGARRLGAAAPWFHGRLLLITENSYRHGLFNGDVGICLRDAQGALVAWFEGEGDGQVRGFHPAALPAHESAFAMTVHKAQGSEFDEVWLQLPTRDARVLSRELVYTGITRARQTLHLAASEAVLRAALARHAARISGLAWRLGGVERVSAPPASAFQTEGQSPPVQGALF
- a CDS encoding TetR/AcrR family transcriptional regulator, with translation MTTDTPLRADAQRNRERLLAAAEEVFLERGAEASMEDVAKRAGVGIGTLYRRFPTRESLFAAAYSARFLSLAAASHARAGTLDPLAALRLYLEDLVLHTSVYRGLAASLGAMLQSGTPGCDAIGKEGRRLLRLGQKSGVVRRDVSFDDLVAVAMATSLVTEQLERPKARIAHLIGLFLGGIEARD
- a CDS encoding AraC family transcriptional regulator, whose product is MILALHGAVTCQVERALWIVPPQCGVWIPGGMPHSNRATANARLCYLFVEPGLVALPHHCVTLSISPMVREMILHLADTPLDAPRDGHTDRLARVLLDELVQMPAERVSLPVSQHPKVRALADALAANPADRSTIAQWAQRLALGERTLTRLIASETGLSFGRWRQRLHLLVAIRELAAGASVQRVSESLGYESVTAFITMFKKTLGLSPTRYFAARSRRGSSATRDGT